TTCGCATTGTCGCGAAAACCGGGCTTTTCTGGTCCTGCGTGAGCCTGGAAGCATCCTATTCGGTGAGGAATTTGAAGATAACCATACCGAAAAAGATCACTGTCATCAGGCCGGCCATGCCGGCAACACCCGCGATCAGATCAAATAGATCGTTGCGGGGTTCCTCGTTCACATGTTCACGCGGGTCGCTGATCCGCACATTTGCATCCATGTTATTGCCTCCTTATGGGGAATACAGCTTGCCCGTATGTGGGGCTGAAACCCGGAGTAATTTTAGTATACTTGGAAAAGAAAGCGTTTGTAAAGATTTTGCAGTTGGTATGCCACATCCTGTAATTGTGAAGATTTGATGTTGGGAAGATGAACATTGCAGCGTTCAATTCACAAGTTTGACGTACCTGTGTTATACTGGAAGTGTCGTTCACGACGTTACAGGTTAAAATAAACCGTAAGTATATATAAGGAGGACAATTTCATGGCTATTGTTAACGTATCCGATCAATCCTTCAACGCTGAAGTAGAAGGCGAAGGAACGGTTCTTGTTGATTTCTGGGCGCCTTGGTGTGGTCCTTGTAAAATGCTCGCTCCAATCCTGGAAGAGCTGTCCACAGAAGTTGGCGATGCAGTGAAAATTGCTAAAGTTAACGTGGATGAAAATCCGGAATCTGCTTCCCGCTTTGGCGTAATGAGCATTCCAACTTTGATCTTCTTCAAAGACGGTCAACCGGTAGATAAAGTGGTTGGTCTGAACTCGAAAGATGCGCTCAAAGGAATTATCGCAAAACACCAATAATTTACAGGCTTACACATACGCCTCCGGTTTACATGCCGGGGGCGTTTTGCGTCGAATACCTTTATATAGGACAATATAAAGTGAAAATATTTTTTACACTTGAATGCAGAGTACAGAACCGATCTGGAGAAGCGAAGTGCTCGCGTTTATCCCGGATTCATCTCTGATATATAGTTGGAACTAATTATTTACACAGTAACGGAGAGGACAGAAAAAACCTGAAAAAGCGAAGCGTTCCCCTTTATCAACAGATTTTTCCCTTGAGAAAAGGGAATGAAAAAAATCTGGGGATAACAGGGATTGGAAGGTTGTTATGTCATCGTAGTGTCAGTGTGAATTATCTTTAGTTTCTTCTTATAAAAAAAGGTGACTCAGAGACAATCCGATAACGGATTGGAAGACGGTACTGTAATCAGAATGGCTTAGTGTAACCTTTTATTTATACTTTTTTCGGGAAGGAGGATTCACCGAATTATGGATCAATTCATCAATGATTTGCAGGATCAGGAGAAGGCATTGGAGCAGATTCGTCACAAACTCGCTTTGCTGCCAGACATGTCTGGATGTTACCTGATGAAGAACAGTGAAGGCACCATTATCTACGTAGGTAAGGCCAAAGTGCTGAAGAACCGCGTACGCTCTTATTTTATCGGCAGTCATAATGGAAAGACTCAGCGTCTGGTGTCTGAAATCCGTGATTTTGAATATATCGTGACGGGCAGTAACATGGAAGCACTCATTCTGGAGTGTAACCTGATCAAGAAACATATGCCGCGGTATAATGTGTTGCTCAAGGATGACAAGACATTCCCATATCTTAAAATTACAAATGAAAAGCACCCCCGGCTGGAAGTAACCCGGCGTGTGCTGAAAGATAAAGCCAAATACTTCGGACCTTATCCGAACTCGTATGCGGCACACCAAACGAAAAAATTGCTCGACCGCATGTATCCACTGCGCAAATGTGGTGTAATGCCCAAAGAAGTGTGCCTGTATTATCACATGGGACAGTGTCTCGCCCCTTGTGTGAAGGAAGTGGAGAAGGAGCAGTACGACCAGATTTCCCAAGAGATTGGTTCATTTCTGAGCGGTGGTCACGAAGAGATTAAGAAAGATTTGCAGCGTAAGATGCAAGAGGCTGCGGAGGATCTTTATTTTGAACGTGCCAAGGAATTGCGCGATCAGGTAATCGCCATCGATGCGATGATGGAAAAACAAAAAATTACGATGGCCGATGCCAGAGACCGCGATGTGTTTGGTTTTGCTATTGATAAAGGCTGGATGTGTGTCCAGATTCTATATATGCGTCAGGGAAAAATGATCGAACGCCACGTATCTACTTTCCCGTTTTACGGTGAGGCGTACAGTGACTTCATGTCCTACGTGACGCAGTATTACAGCGATAATCCGGCATTGCCTCAAGAGATTTTGTTGCCGGAAATGCCTAAAGACCTCGCAACAGATGGTGACAGTGAGGATTTGGGATCTGTTGCAGACGGAACAATACCTGCGGCTGTTACAGCAGAATTCGAACAGATGGGACAAGTGGAGCAAAATACTGCTTCCCAGCCACTGGTTGCCGAGACTCGTGCAGCTTATGGAAGTTCTGCTGAGGTAGAAATTGAACAACCTGAGAGTATGCAAGAGGACGCTCCCATAACTAATCCATCTGTATCAGCTGAGAAACTCTCTGCAGGGTTGGAAGACCCAACTCAGGTTGCTGCTGCATTACAGGAGTGGTTGGAGATCAAAGTGCTCATCCCGCAACGTGGATTGAAACGCCAGATGATCACTATGGCCGTGGATAACGCACGTGTGGCATTGGAAGAGAAGTTCCGTTTGATTGAGCGAAATGAAGAACGGACATCCAAAGCTGCCGAAGGGCTGGGACGTTTTATTGGACTGGATCAGCTTCACCGTATTGAAGCGTTTGATAACTCGAACATCCAGGGTACGAACCCGGTATCTGCCATGATCGTATTTACCGATGGTAAACCGGATAAGAAGGAATATCGGAAGTACAAGGTCCGTTCGGTTGAAGGGCCGGATGATTATGAAACGATGAGAGAGGTCATCCGTCGCCGTTACGAGCGGGTATTAAAAGAAAACCTAACCCAGCCTGACCTGATTGTGGTTGATGGTGGTAAAGGACAGATCTCGGCTGCGGTCGATATTTTAGAAAATGAGCTGGGCCTGTTTATTCCGGTATGTGGTCTGGTGAAGGATGCGAAGCATAAGACTTCACAGTTGATGATCGGTAATCCACCGGAAGTGATCTCCCTGCCTCGGGATAGTCAGGAATTCTACCTGTTGCAGCGGATACAGGAAGAGGTCCACCGTTTTGCGATCTCGTTCCACCGGGAACAGCGTGGCAAATCGATGGTGACGTCACGTTTGGATGCCATTCCGGGTATTGGAGAGAAGCGGCGTAAGTTGCTGTTGAAGCATTTTGGCTCTTTGCGCAAAATAAAAGAGGCCAGCGTCGAAGACTTCCGGCCTCTATCTATTGGTGACAAACTGGCAAATCAGATTATTGCAGCACTTCGTGATGAGGAGTCGTAACATACGGCTTCTCTTTTTGTTTTGGATTGAATTTGTAGACCACATATCCAACGATGGCCGGGAGTACAATCCAGAAGAGCCCGGCAGCCATATTCAGGGCATCGCCCATAAAGACCAAGCTGAGTCCCATCAACAAGCTGTCGAAGATCACATGGGCGAATACAACGGCAATGAAGCCGTGACGCAGCATGATCAGACTGAACAGCAATCCAATCACCAACAGCTCAATGGGACGGGTGATTACTGGATAGATCGGATACAATGTGTGTCCAAGTGCCCAAATGATGGTTGGGATCAGACAGGCAATAAACGTGTTACGCACAATCTTTTGCATCATGCGAATGCCGAACAGTCGATAAACAGTTTCTTCACCAATACCGGCCATCCAGGCCATGATCGGGAAGAGCCAGGCATAGGTCATATTAAATGTAGATTGATCTGCTGACGTCGTTGACCATGTGCCGATGCTTCGCTCCAGAATGAAGAACAGGATGGATTGCACACCCAGTAGAATGAATGCCCACAGGTAACCAGCAACCATGCTGTGAAGTACATATTTCCCATATCCGGGTTCTTTGGCACGAGGCCATGGGTTCAGACCTATTTTACGCCACATGCCGTCACCAGCAACGAGAGACAGATAGATGGTTGCACTCATAACCAGCGTAATTCCCATCTGCATTAACATCAGGAACGCTAACATGAAGCTGGAGAGCCCTTGTGCCTGAAATAGTGGAATCATGTTTAGCGTACCAATTACTGAAGCTGCGAAATACACCAGTGAGAGAATGATCCCGCGTTTAAAAGATGTATGTGCTCGGGTCAGGATGCTATAGATGATTGCCAGCACGCCCAGAACAAAGGTCAGGAATGCATAGCCGCCATAGGTCATCCAATTGGCCTGACGTGTTTGATCTTTCACATAATCGGTGTGGGATTCAGGGACCGAGAAGCCAGGATCGAATGATCGTACCGCACCCTCTTCAAACGTAAAATTCAGTTCAAGCTTGGAGTCTCCGATGGCTTTTGCAGAATCCACATACTTCAGTCCCGCTTCACCATCGCGAGTCTCCAATTGAAGTGTCGGCACTTCATAACCGAATTCGGTCAGAACGCCAGCCGCGAGCTGTTGTTTCTCGTCCAGAGATATATTGCTTTCAGCAAGTACTTGCGATGTGGTCGCTTTCCCCGTGCTTTGCTCCGCCTCAATTGCAGTATAGAGGGAAGAAGGCAGTTCCCGTTTGAAGCCGACAACTTTTCCTGTTTTCATATGTACGTCAACATTAAGATATCCGCCTTTGTTCTGATCAGGCAAACGAACGCGGAATACATCGTAAGGATAGCTAGTTTCCCATTTCTGGTTATAGATATCAAGTTGTTTGGTTTTGGCCATATACCCGTAGATATCGGAATGTGTCTGGTAGGTTACCAGAGTTTTTTCATCATCATTTGGCAGTGAATAGTCATTCACAGAAGCTGCGAATGATCGTGCGGATTGCTTCGCCTGCTCCTTGGTTATGAAGGACGTAGACGGAATTTCTGTCGTTTGTGATGAGGTAGCAGGAAAGATCTGAAATACAAAAAATAGAATCAGGCCAATCGCCGCAAGCAACCCCAGCCGCTTGAAGTTAGCCTTGAGTAGCAAAGGCTGCCCTAAGGGATTCATGTAATGGTGTTCCTCCTTTATTGATAGAGGTAGTTCAAAAAGTCCGCTTTTGATTACGAAGGTTGCCTAACGGCATCATCAGCATCGAATATGGAATTCAGCCGAAATGTCCGTTGCTCACGTAGCTCGATCTACGCTCCGCTACTCCATTTCTATCTTCATCCCATCTTCTTGGTACTGAAAACCGCCCTTTTTGAACACGCACTAATATGGATATTAAAGTTAACATAGCACAGGCCAAGCAACGAATGCCAATGATGTAACGAAAACAGGTGTAAATCCTTGAAAATGAATGAAAAGGACCGAAAGAATCTGATCCATCCGTCGCCATATCTGAGTTCTTCCCTTTTTGGCTGAATTCGATGCTATTTACACAAAAAACGTTTTGTCTACAAACGTCGCAGCGCTTATAATTTTGAAACAAATGTGCAATGATTCGCATGTCTTTCGCCCAACAAGGGAACGAATAGAATATATTCCAACTTCATTATATATGTCGTTTTAATCTGAATCATACTTGTTTAACGTTTGGCAACAGCATTTCAAATGAAGAAGGCTCCACGGGTGTGGAGTTATTTTCATTTTAGAAGAGGTGGAAGATACTCAAGTGAAACTGAATGTTCAATGGATGCGATTATCGCCACCCCGTATTCTTGTTTTAGGGTTTGCTGGCATCATATTGGTAGGCACACTGTTGTTAATGCTTCCGGCATCCAGCCGTAACGGTGACAGTCTTGCATTTATTGATGCGCTCTTCACAGCGACTTCGGCTGTTTGTGTCACTGGTTTGGTTGTGGTCGATACAGGGACTCATTTCTCGGTGCTGGGTCAGGTTGTGATCGCGATTCTGATTCAGATTGGCGGACTGGGCTTCATGACAATGTCCACATTGGTTGCCATTGCGTTCAAACGGCGGATTTCGCTTAGAGAACGGTTGATTCTACAGGAAGCGATGAATCAGAGCACGATGGAGGGCATCGTCCGGCTGATTCGGAAAGTTGTGATCTACTCACTCATTATTGAAGGCATATGTGGCACACTGTTTGCCATCCGCTGGTCGTTCGACATGCCGGTCGGACAGGCGATCTATTATGGCTATTGGCATGCGATCTCCATGTTTAACAATGCGGGCTTTGATATGTTTGGGGATTTCCGCAGTCTGACCGGTTATGTGTATGACCCGTTGGTTAATTTTACAGCAATGTTCCTGATTGTCTCTGGCGGTATCGGTTTTGTGGTGTTGTCAGACCTGGTGGATTACCACAAAACGCGGAAGCTGTCTCTGCACTCCAAAGTTGTACTGTTAATGACTGGATTGTTAATTGTGTTTGGTGCACTTGTCATTTTCGTATTTGAATTCAGCAATCCACGGACACTGGGTGGCCTGAACTGGGGTGGCAAAATT
The nucleotide sequence above comes from Paenibacillus sp. W2I17. Encoded proteins:
- the trxA gene encoding thioredoxin, with amino-acid sequence MAIVNVSDQSFNAEVEGEGTVLVDFWAPWCGPCKMLAPILEELSTEVGDAVKIAKVNVDENPESASRFGVMSIPTLIFFKDGQPVDKVVGLNSKDALKGIIAKHQ
- the uvrC gene encoding excinuclease ABC subunit UvrC — translated: MDQFINDLQDQEKALEQIRHKLALLPDMSGCYLMKNSEGTIIYVGKAKVLKNRVRSYFIGSHNGKTQRLVSEIRDFEYIVTGSNMEALILECNLIKKHMPRYNVLLKDDKTFPYLKITNEKHPRLEVTRRVLKDKAKYFGPYPNSYAAHQTKKLLDRMYPLRKCGVMPKEVCLYYHMGQCLAPCVKEVEKEQYDQISQEIGSFLSGGHEEIKKDLQRKMQEAAEDLYFERAKELRDQVIAIDAMMEKQKITMADARDRDVFGFAIDKGWMCVQILYMRQGKMIERHVSTFPFYGEAYSDFMSYVTQYYSDNPALPQEILLPEMPKDLATDGDSEDLGSVADGTIPAAVTAEFEQMGQVEQNTASQPLVAETRAAYGSSAEVEIEQPESMQEDAPITNPSVSAEKLSAGLEDPTQVAAALQEWLEIKVLIPQRGLKRQMITMAVDNARVALEEKFRLIERNEERTSKAAEGLGRFIGLDQLHRIEAFDNSNIQGTNPVSAMIVFTDGKPDKKEYRKYKVRSVEGPDDYETMREVIRRRYERVLKENLTQPDLIVVDGGKGQISAAVDILENELGLFIPVCGLVKDAKHKTSQLMIGNPPEVISLPRDSQEFYLLQRIQEEVHRFAISFHREQRGKSMVTSRLDAIPGIGEKRRKLLLKHFGSLRKIKEASVEDFRPLSIGDKLANQIIAALRDEES
- a CDS encoding CPBP family intramembrane glutamic endopeptidase, with the protein product MNPLGQPLLLKANFKRLGLLAAIGLILFFVFQIFPATSSQTTEIPSTSFITKEQAKQSARSFAASVNDYSLPNDDEKTLVTYQTHSDIYGYMAKTKQLDIYNQKWETSYPYDVFRVRLPDQNKGGYLNVDVHMKTGKVVGFKRELPSSLYTAIEAEQSTGKATTSQVLAESNISLDEKQQLAAGVLTEFGYEVPTLQLETRDGEAGLKYVDSAKAIGDSKLELNFTFEEGAVRSFDPGFSVPESHTDYVKDQTRQANWMTYGGYAFLTFVLGVLAIIYSILTRAHTSFKRGIILSLVYFAASVIGTLNMIPLFQAQGLSSFMLAFLMLMQMGITLVMSATIYLSLVAGDGMWRKIGLNPWPRAKEPGYGKYVLHSMVAGYLWAFILLGVQSILFFILERSIGTWSTTSADQSTFNMTYAWLFPIMAWMAGIGEETVYRLFGIRMMQKIVRNTFIACLIPTIIWALGHTLYPIYPVITRPIELLVIGLLFSLIMLRHGFIAVVFAHVIFDSLLMGLSLVFMGDALNMAAGLFWIVLPAIVGYVVYKFNPKQKEKPYVTTPHHEVLQ
- a CDS encoding TrkH family potassium uptake protein encodes the protein MRLSPPRILVLGFAGIILVGTLLLMLPASSRNGDSLAFIDALFTATSAVCVTGLVVVDTGTHFSVLGQVVIAILIQIGGLGFMTMSTLVAIAFKRRISLRERLILQEAMNQSTMEGIVRLIRKVVIYSLIIEGICGTLFAIRWSFDMPVGQAIYYGYWHAISMFNNAGFDMFGDFRSLTGYVYDPLVNFTAMFLIVSGGIGFVVLSDLVDYHKTRKLSLHSKVVLLMTGLLIVFGALVIFVFEFSNPRTLGGLNWGGKILGSFFQSVTPRTAGANTVDIAGLRQATQFFMIILMFIGASPGSTGGGIKTTTFMIMAGAVIAMMRGREDIVFFRYRLVQERIFKALTITLLALLLIIAVTMALSTTEDASFMMILFETTSAFGTVGLSLGLTLKLTTLGKLLICFTMFAGRLGPITLAYALGQKKGKELYRYPEGKMIIG